In one Lycium barbarum isolate Lr01 chromosome 7, ASM1917538v2, whole genome shotgun sequence genomic region, the following are encoded:
- the LOC132601564 gene encoding uncharacterized protein LOC132601564, which translates to MINGQPHGFFHSTRGVKQGDPLSLALFILSAEVLTRALNSLFDDPMYRGFGMPKWSEDLNHLAYAYDTIIFFSTDKYLLKLVMEVLLNYETVSGQRMNRDKSCFYMYKTCAMSLVQDVIQITGFTRGEFPFKYLGCPIFHSRKKKAYYNDLIKKVKDKLQNWKGKFISFGGKVVLINSVFQSMPMYLLSAMVPTRIGPLVKLIPAGFQLNEDIEEANEVSLHQISGRSSAAGVQGPFVQINQTVSKWWTAKCGAPLKPIYQAAPAIIMWQIWKRRNTIIHGGVMSRNKVIFKINKNLWQLAKFKFSWLDIPHSWPLLVQFLEKYKPQVTSKAVALNYPPNGWYKCNTDGAYKSSTGTFHIPNYQELPSVAKGILNVDKHNMPSFRFKKQHVREPD; encoded by the exons ATGATTAATGGTCAGCCACATGGATTTTTTCATTCAACAAGAGGGGTCAAACAAGGTGACCCTCTATCTCTAGCACTATTTATACTGTCTGCAGAAGTTCTTACAAGGGCCTTGAACAGCTTATTTGATGATCCAATGTATAGAGGttttggcatgcctaaatggagtgaAGATCtaaatcatctggcatatgcataTGACACCATAATCTTTTTCTCAACTGACAAATACTTATTGAAATTAGTAATGGAAGTTTTACTAAATTATGAGACTGTCTCAGGGCAAAGAATGAATAGAGACAAGAGTTGTTTTTACATGTATAAAACTTGTGCAATGAGTCTAGTTCAAGATGTGATACAAATCACTGGTTTTACAAGAGGTGAGTTTCCATTCAAGTATCTGGGATGCCCAATATTTCATAGCAGAAAGAAGAAAGCATATTACAATGATTTGATAAAGAAGGTGAAAGACAAGCTCCAGAACTGGAAAGGCAAGTTTATTTCTTTTGGAGGTAAAGTTGTGCTCATCAACAGTGTTTTTCAAAGTATGCCAATGTATTTGTTGTCTGCAATGGTCCCTACAAG GATAGGACCTTTGGTTAAGCTGATTCCTGCTGGTTTTCAACTCAATGAAGATATTGAAGAAGCTAATGAA GTGAGTTTGCATCAGATATCTGGCAGATCATCAGCAGCTGGAGTACAAGGACCATTTGTGCAGATTAATCAAACAGTTTCTAAATGGTGGACAGCAAAATGTGGAGCTCCGTTGAAACCTATCTATCAGGCTGCTCCTGCAATCATAATGTGGCAGATATGGAAAAGAAGGAACACTATTATTCATGGAGGGGTTATGTCAAGAAATAAGGTGATATTTAAGATCAACAAGAATTTATGGCAGCTGGCAAAGTTCAAGTTCTCATGGTTAGATATCCCTCACAGTTGGCCTCTTTTGGTTCAGTTTTTGGAAAAGTATAAACCACAAGTAACAAGCAAAGCAGTAGCATTGAATTATCCTCCTAATGGTTGGTATAAGTGTAATACAGATGGGGCATACAAGAGCAGCACAG GTACTTTCCACATACCAAATTATCAGGAACTTCCATCAGTGGCTAAAGGAATTCTAAATGTTGATAAACATAATATGCCTAGCTTCAGATTCAAGAAACAGCATGTTAGAGAACCAGACTGA
- the LOC132601563 gene encoding uncharacterized protein LOC132601563, giving the protein MVLQQAQAELKKYLHFEEEFWRQKANVTWFAEGERNTRFFHNLFSQEQETTDFILLNHVPSLVYEEDNELLVVVPNVDEVKQACWHIVGPDVLNVVKAFYEGHTLPKSITHTNLVLLSKKQDVQTYADMRPIRLSNFINKVISRVVHGRLEGILPRLVSPNQSGFVKGRSTIENFLLTQEIVTDIRKRGKPANVMIKLELAKA; this is encoded by the exons ATGGTACTACAACAAGCACAGGCTGAACTAAAgaagtatttgcattttgaagaggAATTCTGGAGACAGAAGGCTAATGTTACTTGGTTTGCTGAAGGGGAAAGAAATACTAGATTTTTCCATAATCTG TTTTCTCAGGAGCAAGAAACTACAGATTTCATCTTACTTAACCATGTTCCATCCTTAGTGTATGAGGAAGATAATGAATTATTAGTTGTTGTTCCTAATGTTGATGAAGTCAAACAA GCTTGTTGGCATATTGTTGGTCCAGATGTGCTTAATGTGGTTAAAGCCTTTTATGAAGGTCACACTCTTCCTAAATCCATCACTCATACAAATTTGGTTCTTTTATCAAAAAAGCAAGATGTTCAGACTTATGCAGACATGAGGCCAATCCGCTTGAGTAACTTTATCAATAAAGTTATATCTAGAGTGGTTCATGGTAGATTGGAGGGCATCTTGCCAAGGCTTGTTTCACCAAATCAATCTGGTTTTGTGAAGGGGAGAAGTACTATTGAGAATTTTCTTCTAACTCAAGAAATAGTCACagatataaggaagagaggaaaaccagcaaatgtAATGATCAAGTTAGAATTGGCAAAGGCATAA